A single region of the Acinetobacter sp. WCHA45 genome encodes:
- the greB gene encoding transcription elongation factor GreB: MKSNLITRNGHDLLVAELKKLWHDERPEITKKVNWAASLGDRSENADYQYNKQLLRKIDRRVRYLGKRLEELKIVDFVPEQEGKVYFGAWVEIENDDGEQKTLRIVGVDEIYDHHPQHISIESPMARALLSKQVDDEVEVITPLGKKVWYINSICYEKSENA; the protein is encoded by the coding sequence ATGAAATCGAACTTGATCACACGTAATGGACATGACTTGCTGGTTGCTGAATTAAAAAAACTATGGCATGACGAACGTCCAGAAATCACCAAAAAGGTAAACTGGGCCGCTAGTTTGGGAGATCGTTCAGAAAATGCAGATTATCAATATAATAAACAATTACTTAGGAAAATAGATCGTCGTGTTCGCTATTTGGGTAAGCGTTTAGAGGAGTTGAAAATTGTTGACTTTGTGCCTGAGCAGGAGGGAAAAGTTTATTTTGGTGCCTGGGTTGAAATCGAAAATGATGATGGTGAACAGAAAACCTTGCGTATCGTGGGGGTGGATGAAATCTACGACCATCATCCTCAGCATATCTCAATTGAATCTCCTATGGCGCGGGCACTGTTAAGTAAACAGGTGGATGATGAGGTGGAAGTCATTACTCCATTAGGAAAAAAAGTGTGGTATATCAACTCAATTTGCTATGAAAAATCTGAAAATGCTTAA
- the nudC gene encoding NAD(+) diphosphatase, with protein MSNLSIAYIFQQQQLLVDQDFQLPQVERLHNDLALSSDHKVIARDLSENEIIPEGFDFVPIRQLVQFWNKTQFEQASRAVQLLEWRRNHQFCGRCGTKTTQSIEQFAMVCSSCGYTQYPKVNPCVITIITRGDDEILLAKNARNKTQMYSLIAGFVEVGETLEDAVRRETLEEVGLHIKNIKYLASQPWPFPSNLMVAFKADYHAGEIELQQDELSDAQFFKFDQLPEIPFKGSIAYAMIMHIIHGTAVADDTSEWL; from the coding sequence ATGTCTAATTTATCAATTGCTTATATTTTTCAACAACAGCAGCTTTTAGTGGATCAAGATTTCCAACTTCCTCAAGTCGAAAGATTGCATAACGATCTGGCGTTATCAAGTGATCATAAAGTGATTGCTCGAGATTTGTCTGAAAATGAAATCATTCCTGAAGGATTCGATTTTGTACCGATTCGCCAATTAGTACAGTTTTGGAATAAGACGCAATTTGAGCAAGCAAGTCGAGCTGTACAATTACTTGAATGGCGACGTAATCATCAGTTTTGTGGTCGATGTGGAACTAAAACCACCCAGAGCATTGAGCAGTTTGCGATGGTTTGTTCAAGTTGTGGCTATACACAATATCCAAAAGTGAATCCATGTGTCATTACGATTATTACACGCGGTGATGATGAAATTCTACTCGCAAAAAATGCACGAAATAAAACGCAAATGTATAGTTTAATCGCGGGTTTTGTTGAGGTAGGGGAAACATTAGAAGATGCCGTTCGACGTGAGACACTTGAAGAAGTAGGCCTACACATTAAAAATATAAAATATTTGGCAAGTCAACCTTGGCCATTTCCAAGCAATTTGATGGTTGCATTTAAAGCAGATTATCACGCGGGTGAAATTGAATTACAGCAAGATGAGCTTAGTGATGCTCAATTTTTTAAATTTGATCAACTTCCAGAAATCCCATTTAAAGGCAGTATTGCCTATGCCATGATCATGCACATCATTCATGGTACAGCAGTCGCCGATGATACGAGTGAATGGTTATAA
- a CDS encoding Glu/Leu/Phe/Val family dehydrogenase, translated as MMSLSYAAQNGSAWQTFLTQVDRVAPYLDADLSNFINTLKTPKRTLIVDVPIVMDDGTIRHFEGYRVQHNLSRGPGKGGIRYHQDVELNEVMALSAWMTIKTAVLNLPFGGAKGGIRVNPKELSTRELERLTRRFTSEISPIIGPQIDIPAPDVGTNANIMGWMMDTYSSIKGHTVTGVVTGKPVHLGGSLGRVRATGRGVFVTGMQVAERIKLPIEGSKVAVQGFGNVGNEAAYLFNHAGAKIVAVQDHTGTIFNAEGFNVKALQKHVAEQGGVKGFAEATVISDEEFWDVDMDILIPAALEGQITVERAQKLKAKIVLEGANGPTYPEADDVFVSRNITVVPDVICNAGGVTVSYFEWVQDMASYFWSEDEINERLDKLMIQAMSDVWNTAAQKECSLRTAAYILACERILKARKERGIFPG; from the coding sequence ATGATGTCTTTATCATATGCGGCTCAAAATGGTAGTGCTTGGCAAACCTTTCTCACTCAAGTAGATCGTGTAGCACCTTATTTGGATGCCGACCTCAGCAACTTTATCAACACACTGAAAACACCAAAACGTACGCTAATTGTTGATGTGCCAATCGTGATGGATGACGGCACAATTCGTCATTTTGAAGGCTATCGCGTACAGCACAATCTCTCTCGTGGTCCTGGTAAAGGTGGTATTCGTTATCACCAAGATGTTGAATTGAATGAAGTCATGGCGTTATCAGCATGGATGACCATTAAAACTGCGGTGCTTAATCTCCCATTTGGCGGCGCAAAAGGTGGTATTCGTGTTAACCCTAAAGAACTTTCAACACGTGAATTAGAGCGTTTAACTCGTCGTTTTACCAGTGAAATTAGCCCAATTATCGGCCCACAAATTGATATTCCTGCACCTGATGTTGGTACTAATGCCAATATCATGGGTTGGATGATGGATACTTATTCAAGTATTAAAGGTCACACGGTTACAGGTGTTGTAACTGGAAAACCTGTGCATTTAGGTGGTTCACTCGGCCGTGTTCGTGCAACAGGTCGTGGCGTATTTGTTACAGGTATGCAAGTTGCAGAGCGTATCAAATTACCTATCGAAGGCAGCAAAGTTGCGGTTCAAGGCTTTGGTAACGTTGGTAATGAAGCTGCTTATTTGTTTAATCATGCAGGTGCAAAAATTGTTGCTGTGCAAGATCACACAGGCACAATTTTTAATGCTGAAGGTTTTAACGTAAAAGCATTACAAAAGCATGTTGCTGAACAGGGTGGCGTGAAAGGTTTTGCTGAAGCGACTGTGATCTCGGATGAAGAGTTCTGGGATGTCGATATGGATATTCTGATTCCAGCAGCATTGGAAGGTCAGATTACGGTTGAACGTGCACAAAAACTCAAAGCGAAAATTGTACTTGAAGGTGCAAACGGACCAACTTATCCAGAAGCAGATGATGTATTCGTTAGCCGTAACATTACTGTAGTTCCTGACGTAATTTGTAATGCGGGTGGTGTAACCGTCAGTTATTTTGAATGGGTTCAAGATATGGCGAGTTATTTCTGGAGCGAAGACGAAATTAATGAACGTCTCGACAAGCTGATGATTCAAGCCATGAGTGATGTGTGGAATACCGCAGCGCAAAAGGAATGTAGCTTGCGTACGGCAGCTTATATTTTAGCGTGTGAACGTATCCTCAAAGCCCGTAAAGAACGCGGTATTTTCCCGGGATAA
- a CDS encoding Lrp/AsnC family transcriptional regulator: MNNIDHIILGLLKDNARISITDLAAKTRVSRATVQKRIEYMESTGIITGYTVRFRPNVEKNIIRAWMNIMVEGTKAQAVIRELRLESAVERLHTTNGKWDILVELQSDSLENFDKALERIRNISGIYNSETSILLSTYKT, from the coding sequence ATGAACAATATTGATCATATTATCTTAGGTTTACTCAAAGATAATGCTCGGATCTCAATTACAGATCTGGCTGCAAAAACACGAGTCTCTAGAGCGACTGTGCAAAAACGAATTGAATACATGGAATCGACGGGTATCATCACGGGATATACTGTACGCTTTCGCCCTAATGTGGAGAAAAATATTATTCGGGCGTGGATGAATATCATGGTGGAGGGAACCAAAGCGCAAGCGGTTATTCGTGAATTACGCCTAGAATCAGCCGTTGAACGCCTGCATACTACAAACGGGAAATGGGATATTTTGGTTGAATTACAGTCCGACAGTTTAGAAAATTTTGACAAGGCACTCGAACGAATTCGAAATATTTCAGGTATTTATAATAGTGAAACAAGTATTTTACTTTCTACATATAAAACATAA
- a CDS encoding carboxymuconolactone decarboxylase family protein has product MSNEKFEKGLAIRKQVLGEAYVNNSINNTDDFNLPLQELVTEYCWGAVWGREELSKPERSLINLAMISALNRPHELKLHVKGALRNGVPKEKIREVLLQVAIYCGVPAAVDSFQIAKEAIQEYEQENN; this is encoded by the coding sequence ATGAGTAATGAAAAATTTGAAAAAGGCTTAGCCATTCGTAAACAAGTGTTAGGTGAAGCTTATGTCAATAATTCGATCAACAATACTGATGATTTTAACTTACCTTTACAAGAGTTAGTTACAGAGTATTGCTGGGGGGCAGTTTGGGGGCGAGAGGAACTGAGCAAGCCTGAACGAAGCTTAATCAATCTTGCCATGATTTCTGCGCTGAATCGTCCACATGAGTTGAAGCTGCATGTCAAAGGTGCTTTGCGTAATGGTGTACCTAAAGAAAAAATTCGTGAGGTGCTGCTACAAGTCGCAATTTATTGTGGTGTACCGGCAGCCGTAGATAGTTTCCAAATTGCTAAAGAAGCGATTCAGGAATATGAACAAGAAAATAACTAA
- a CDS encoding SCP2 sterol-binding domain-containing protein produces the protein MAAFLTDDWFATVEKLTAEAGDLNLPPALANLAINLVVTDAAGNTELALDAGKIQKGLSANAKTTLNMDAETLRKVFLEFDMAAAMQAFMTGKIKVQGDMSQLMALQTAKPSQEQKDLFKKVLEQTA, from the coding sequence ATGGCTGCATTTTTAACTGATGATTGGTTTGCAACTGTTGAAAAACTTACTGCTGAAGCGGGTGATTTAAATTTACCACCAGCACTTGCGAATTTAGCGATTAACTTAGTTGTAACAGATGCGGCTGGTAATACCGAATTGGCCTTAGATGCTGGTAAAATCCAAAAAGGTTTGTCTGCAAATGCTAAAACAACTTTAAATATGGATGCGGAAACTTTACGTAAAGTATTCTTAGAGTTTGATATGGCTGCTGCTATGCAAGCGTTTATGACTGGTAAAATCAAAGTACAAGGCGATATGTCTCAACTGATGGCTTTACAAACGGCGAAGCCAAGCCAAGAACAAAAAGATTTATTCAAGAAAGTACTTGAGCAAACTGCTTAA
- a CDS encoding TIGR03643 family protein, whose product MAWEDRTPFEAISREYGLNESAVIRLMRLHLQTNSFKLWRKRVSGRKTKHLQLRSPEVSRGYCSRQYKHH is encoded by the coding sequence ATGGCTTGGGAAGACAGAACCCCATTTGAAGCGATCTCTCGTGAATATGGTTTGAATGAATCAGCTGTAATCCGACTTATGCGGCTTCATTTACAAACCAATAGTTTTAAGCTTTGGCGGAAGAGAGTAAGTGGACGTAAGACAAAACATTTGCAGTTGCGTTCGCCTGAAGTGTCTCGTGGTTATTGCTCACGCCAATACAAGCATCATTGA
- a CDS encoding NAD-dependent malic enzyme: MPANPSKTQKPLYIPYAGNALLELPLLNKGSAFSTEEREQFNLHGLIPNNIENIEEQTQRSYQQYLSFDNNLNKHIYLRNIQDTNETLFYNLLSQHLDEMLPIIYTPTVGEACQRFSDIYRRHRGIFISYAERQYIDQIIHNVNKKNVKVIVITDGERILGLGDQGIGGMGIPIGKLSLYTACGGISPAYTLPITIDVGTNNQELLNDPIYMGLKQPRIRGEQYYLFVEQIISAVRERWPNVLIQFEDFAQINAMPLLTQYRDKICCFNDDIQGTAAVTVASLIAASRALGKQLKDQTITFVGAGSAGCGIAEHIVRQMMDEGLSDHEARSRIFMVDRFGLMTDQQPNLLDFQQKLATPVNTISEWEYSGQEIALLDVVKNAKPSILIGVSGQAGLFSEEVIKTLAKYYKHPIVLPLSNPTSQVEAQPKDIIEWTQGAAIVATGSPFAPVYFQGKTYTIAQCNNSYIFPGIGLGVIACGANHISDAMLMAASTALADCSPRLKNPAADLLPNINDIHQVSKFIAFKVAKAAMADGLAVPMSNDVLKNVIEDNFWTPEYRNYRRVTF, encoded by the coding sequence ATGCCCGCAAATCCTAGTAAAACCCAAAAACCTTTATATATTCCCTATGCTGGGAACGCTCTTTTAGAACTTCCACTCTTGAATAAAGGTTCAGCTTTTTCAACAGAAGAGCGTGAGCAGTTTAACTTGCATGGACTGATACCTAACAATATCGAAAACATTGAAGAACAAACGCAACGCTCTTATCAGCAGTACTTGTCATTTGACAATAACTTGAACAAGCATATTTATTTAAGAAATATTCAAGACACAAATGAAACTCTTTTTTATAATTTATTGAGTCAGCATTTAGATGAAATGCTACCTATCATTTATACACCAACCGTCGGCGAGGCTTGCCAGCGTTTTTCTGATATTTATCGTCGTCATCGTGGGATTTTCATCTCATATGCTGAACGTCAATACATCGATCAAATTATTCATAATGTAAATAAGAAAAATGTCAAAGTGATTGTCATTACCGATGGTGAGCGCATCCTTGGTTTAGGTGATCAGGGTATTGGCGGTATGGGAATTCCAATTGGGAAATTATCTCTATATACCGCATGTGGAGGTATTAGTCCTGCTTATACGTTACCGATTACGATAGATGTTGGTACCAATAATCAAGAATTACTCAACGATCCAATTTACATGGGATTGAAACAACCTCGAATCAGAGGGGAGCAATATTACCTATTTGTCGAACAGATTATTTCTGCTGTGCGTGAACGTTGGCCGAATGTGTTGATACAGTTTGAAGATTTTGCCCAAATTAATGCGATGCCATTGTTGACTCAGTATCGAGATAAAATTTGCTGCTTTAATGATGACATTCAAGGAACTGCAGCAGTTACAGTTGCCAGTCTAATTGCTGCATCAAGAGCACTTGGTAAACAACTTAAAGATCAAACCATTACTTTTGTTGGTGCTGGTTCAGCAGGATGTGGTATTGCTGAGCATATCGTTAGACAAATGATGGATGAAGGTTTGAGCGATCATGAAGCCCGTTCACGTATTTTCATGGTTGATCGCTTCGGTTTAATGACTGATCAACAGCCCAATTTACTCGACTTTCAACAAAAACTCGCAACACCTGTGAATACAATTTCAGAATGGGAATATTCAGGACAAGAGATTGCGCTACTTGATGTCGTAAAAAATGCGAAACCAAGTATTCTGATTGGTGTATCAGGGCAAGCAGGTCTGTTTAGTGAAGAAGTGATTAAAACTTTGGCTAAATATTATAAGCATCCGATTGTTTTGCCATTATCTAACCCGACTTCTCAAGTAGAAGCTCAGCCAAAAGATATTATTGAATGGACGCAAGGTGCTGCAATCGTTGCGACAGGTAGTCCTTTTGCACCAGTATATTTTCAAGGTAAAACTTATACGATTGCTCAGTGTAATAATTCTTATATTTTCCCAGGAATAGGCTTAGGTGTGATTGCATGTGGTGCAAATCATATTAGTGATGCAATGTTGATGGCTGCAAGCACAGCATTGGCAGATTGCTCACCGCGTTTAAAAAATCCAGCTGCAGATCTATTGCCAAATATTAATGACATTCATCAAGTCTCCAAATTTATTGCTTTTAAAGTTGCAAAAGCTGCGATGGCAGATGGATTAGCAGTACCCATGAGCAATGATGTGCTGAAAAATGTGATTGAAGATAATTTTTGGACACCTGAATATCGAAACTATCGCCGAGTTACTTTTTAA
- a CDS encoding SDR family NAD(P)-dependent oxidoreductase — MKSFNQKVAAITGAGSGIGQQLAILLAQQGADLALSDVNDQGLAETLSLVKQYPVKVTLTKLDVSHQQAVREWAENSFKDHGKINLIFNNAGVALASTVEGMSYEEMEWIFNINFWGVVYGTKEFLPYLKQSGEGHIINISSLFGLTAQPSQSAYNATKFAVRGFTESLRQELNMQNNGVSATCVHPGGIRTNIANSARMSDSIRSLGMNPAKASRSFNKVLKTPPEEAAKIILEAVKQDKARILIGNDAKILDLIQRITPTHYSQALDFLTKKTSKKS, encoded by the coding sequence ATGAAAAGTTTTAATCAAAAGGTTGCTGCAATTACAGGTGCAGGTTCTGGAATCGGTCAACAACTTGCAATTTTATTAGCTCAGCAAGGCGCTGATTTAGCTTTGAGCGATGTGAATGATCAAGGTTTAGCTGAAACATTATCTTTAGTAAAACAGTATCCTGTGAAAGTCACTTTAACCAAATTAGATGTTTCTCATCAGCAAGCTGTACGTGAATGGGCGGAGAATAGTTTCAAAGATCATGGCAAAATCAATTTGATTTTTAACAATGCTGGCGTTGCATTAGCAAGCACCGTAGAAGGTATGAGCTATGAAGAAATGGAATGGATTTTTAATATTAATTTTTGGGGTGTTGTCTACGGCACAAAAGAGTTTTTGCCTTATTTAAAGCAAAGTGGTGAAGGGCATATCATTAATATTTCTAGTTTATTTGGACTCACTGCTCAACCTTCTCAAAGTGCTTATAACGCAACAAAGTTTGCAGTGCGCGGTTTTACCGAATCATTACGTCAAGAATTAAATATGCAAAATAATGGTGTCAGTGCGACTTGTGTGCATCCAGGTGGTATACGAACCAATATCGCTAATAGTGCTCGTATGAGTGACAGTATTCGTTCTTTGGGTATGAACCCTGCAAAGGCTAGTCGATCATTTAATAAAGTTTTGAAAACCCCACCTGAAGAAGCTGCAAAAATCATTTTAGAGGCGGTCAAACAGGACAAAGCTCGAATATTGATTGGCAATGATGCCAAAATTTTAGATTTGATTCAGCGGATTACACCAACTCATTATTCTCAAGCATTGGATTTTTTAACCAAAAAAACTTCGAAAAAAAGTTAA
- a CDS encoding transglycosylase SLT domain-containing protein has translation MHSNSNSGSRPSLNSLSSKLSFQTMVLGIAILPFNSLNAEKSHQYKTVVTTNTLTVVAVENPTTVFKDGQFLHGFGYDLARNYAQSLNVKLDFKTVPDNATALKWIAQGKANLAMTTANLAAIESKQLVSFSASCGDQATLSKNGLNPQLNWVLKQADDPLTLTASGFVCQSKQLGTTQQLASFYNRNVVKPEAWSTIQKDLNQRLPIYKASFKQSASKYNLDWHLLAAIGYQESYLKPTSVSPTGVRGLMMLTNSTAQAMGVSNRSDPIQSIQGGAKYFDLMLDQFSNVPYPDRNWYALVAYNMGPGAVNQIQNRIKTQGKNPNQWVNLYDYLQRNQARNGRYKQAVQYVTRIRTYLEHLKTNSRIDV, from the coding sequence ATGCACAGTAATTCAAATTCTGGGTCGAGGCCTAGCCTTAACTCTTTATCTTCTAAACTTTCATTTCAAACGATGGTATTAGGAATTGCAATCCTTCCCTTTAATAGTTTGAACGCAGAAAAATCACATCAATACAAGACAGTTGTAACCACCAATACATTAACGGTAGTTGCTGTTGAAAACCCGACAACTGTCTTTAAAGACGGGCAATTTTTGCATGGTTTTGGCTATGATTTAGCACGAAATTATGCACAGAGTTTAAATGTCAAACTCGATTTTAAAACGGTTCCTGATAATGCAACTGCGTTAAAATGGATTGCTCAAGGTAAAGCTAATCTTGCTATGACAACTGCAAATTTAGCAGCCATTGAAAGTAAACAACTTGTCTCTTTTTCTGCAAGTTGTGGTGATCAAGCTACTTTAAGTAAAAATGGATTAAATCCTCAACTCAATTGGGTACTTAAGCAAGCTGATGATCCGTTAACGCTCACTGCAAGTGGATTTGTTTGTCAAAGCAAACAGCTTGGTACAACCCAACAACTAGCTTCCTTTTATAATCGCAATGTGGTTAAACCTGAAGCATGGTCTACGATTCAAAAAGACCTGAACCAGCGTTTGCCAATTTATAAAGCAAGCTTTAAACAAAGTGCGTCTAAGTATAATTTAGATTGGCATTTGCTCGCTGCTATTGGCTATCAAGAGTCTTATCTTAAACCCACATCGGTTTCTCCCACTGGTGTACGCGGTTTGATGATGTTGACCAATAGCACCGCTCAAGCAATGGGTGTGAGCAACCGATCTGATCCGATACAAAGTATTCAAGGTGGTGCGAAATATTTTGATCTAATGCTAGATCAATTTTCGAATGTCCCTTATCCAGACCGTAATTGGTATGCTTTGGTCGCCTATAACATGGGACCAGGTGCAGTCAATCAGATTCAAAACCGAATCAAAACCCAAGGGAAAAACCCAAATCAATGGGTAAATTTATATGATTATTTACAGCGTAACCAAGCGCGAAATGGTCGATATAAACAAGCAGTTCAATACGTGACACGTATTCGAACTTACTTAGAACATTTAAAGACCAACAGTCGTATTGATGTCTAA
- a CDS encoding cation diffusion facilitator family transporter: MIESNIDLESRAKAASKSTWISVVVNIFLSIGQILIGIFSKSQGLVADGIHTLSDLVADFIVFVANRHSQKAPDDAHPYGYLRFENAASFILGLILFIVGVGMLWTATHKILHPEQIPKVHSMALWVAITALICKELLFRYMLAIAKKVKSSLLIANAWHARSDAASSFVVALGILGNLAGYPILDPIAALIVGLMIAKMGFEFSWTGLHDLMDKSANEDEIAAIKATLLKKDGILGLHQLRTRKMGDMIIVDVHLEVSGEQSVKEGHRIAVEARNEVLKNHNVIDVVTHIDPI; encoded by the coding sequence ATGATTGAATCAAATATTGATCTTGAGTCGAGAGCAAAAGCTGCTTCCAAATCAACGTGGATAAGTGTTGTTGTTAATATCTTTTTGTCGATTGGACAGATATTGATTGGTATTTTTTCAAAATCACAAGGTCTAGTTGCAGATGGTATCCACACTTTAAGTGATTTAGTTGCGGATTTTATTGTATTCGTGGCGAACCGTCATAGCCAAAAAGCACCTGACGACGCACATCCATATGGTTATCTTCGTTTTGAAAATGCAGCATCTTTTATACTTGGTCTGATCTTATTCATTGTTGGTGTTGGTATGTTATGGACGGCAACGCATAAGATACTTCATCCCGAACAAATTCCTAAAGTACATAGTATGGCGCTTTGGGTTGCAATAACAGCCTTGATCTGTAAAGAACTTTTGTTCCGCTATATGCTTGCTATTGCCAAAAAAGTAAAATCAAGTTTATTGATTGCAAATGCTTGGCATGCACGTTCAGATGCAGCATCTTCTTTTGTTGTTGCCTTAGGGATTTTAGGTAATCTCGCAGGATATCCAATTCTTGACCCAATCGCAGCCTTAATTGTCGGTTTAATGATTGCCAAAATGGGGTTTGAGTTTAGCTGGACTGGTTTACATGATTTGATGGACAAGTCAGCGAACGAAGATGAAATAGCTGCGATCAAAGCAACTTTGTTGAAGAAAGATGGGATATTGGGTCTACATCAACTGAGAACACGTAAAATGGGTGACATGATTATTGTCGATGTTCATTTGGAAGTCAGTGGCGAACAAAGTGTCAAAGAAGGACATAGAATTGCAGTAGAGGCGAGAAATGAAGTCCTTAAAAATCATAATGTCATTGATGTGGTCACTCATATTGATCCAATATAG
- a CDS encoding cytochrome b, which translates to MKNKYPFPVMTVHWLTFLLVVIAYITGGDPTVHLKSGELHVFAGVSVFLLFFIRIIMISIYKKDLPHNKPMSKYQKTLFLMVKHTLYSLLFLIPVLGWFTLSGLTESYQLFGMNLPLISNSWDVEIIGETHEFLGNFFMVLIGLHALAALIHHYVFKDNVLKSMLYFKK; encoded by the coding sequence ATGAAAAATAAATATCCTTTTCCTGTAATGACAGTGCATTGGTTAACGTTTCTTCTTGTCGTAATTGCTTATATCACTGGCGGAGATCCAACAGTGCATCTAAAAAGTGGGGAACTGCATGTTTTTGCTGGAGTCTCAGTATTTCTGTTATTTTTCATTAGAATTATAATGATTTCTATTTATAAAAAAGATCTCCCACACAATAAGCCGATGAGTAAATATCAGAAAACATTATTTTTAATGGTGAAACATACACTTTATTCATTGTTATTTTTAATTCCTGTATTAGGTTGGTTTACTTTATCTGGATTAACCGAAAGTTATCAGTTATTTGGAATGAATTTACCTTTAATAAGTAATTCATGGGACGTAGAAATAATTGGTGAAACGCATGAGTTTCTTGGAAATTTTTTCATGGTGCTTATAGGTTTACATGCATTAGCTGCCTTAATTCATCATTATGTATTTAAAGATAATGTTCTGAAAAGCATGCTTTATTTTAAAAAATGA
- a CDS encoding amidohydrolase family protein has product MRKLDFAIIDPHIHQWDPYHTPHSAALLVKALGNYPRVMNKVIRVVKPKPLLETLGLTKYALSPYLPQNYHEDMGHHRIESVVHVEANWHHHKGFGVVEETKWIQQLNFKDQNLKLGAIIATADPRDRKFKQILKAHQDASPLFRGIRKMASWHEDSGIYRWCDQAHLYQSKKFLKGFEQLAKMDLSFDAWTYSTQISEITKIAKQFPQTPIVVDHLATPAGLFGPIGKKTGQTPSQRAAIFQQWQHDLAVLAEQKNVYAKISGLMMPVLGHRFYQQYRTATVYEMVNLLTPLIQHAIQVFSPDRIIFASNFPMDKANTTLSDLIQAYIEMITPYGDQAMYSIFRQNAANFYQLN; this is encoded by the coding sequence ATGAGAAAACTAGATTTTGCAATTATAGATCCGCATATCCATCAATGGGATCCATACCATACTCCACATTCTGCTGCCTTGTTGGTTAAAGCTTTGGGGAATTATCCCCGTGTGATGAATAAAGTTATTCGAGTCGTTAAACCGAAGCCACTTTTAGAAACGCTAGGATTAACTAAATATGCGTTGAGTCCTTATCTCCCTCAAAATTATCATGAAGATATGGGACATCATAGGATTGAAAGCGTAGTACATGTCGAAGCAAATTGGCATCATCATAAAGGCTTTGGTGTTGTCGAAGAAACCAAATGGATTCAACAATTAAATTTTAAAGACCAAAATTTAAAGCTAGGTGCAATTATCGCCACTGCTGATCCGCGAGATCGAAAATTTAAACAGATTTTAAAAGCACATCAAGATGCCAGCCCTCTATTTAGGGGGATTCGTAAAATGGCTTCTTGGCATGAGGATTCTGGTATTTATCGTTGGTGTGATCAAGCACATTTATATCAGTCTAAAAAATTCCTTAAAGGCTTTGAACAACTTGCCAAAATGGATTTATCTTTTGATGCGTGGACTTATTCAACACAAATTTCAGAAATTACAAAAATAGCGAAACAATTTCCTCAAACACCTATAGTCGTTGATCATTTGGCAACACCCGCAGGACTTTTTGGCCCTATTGGCAAAAAAACTGGTCAAACACCGTCACAACGTGCTGCTATTTTCCAGCAATGGCAGCATGATTTGGCAGTTTTAGCTGAGCAGAAAAATGTCTATGCCAAGATTTCGGGACTGATGATGCCCGTGTTGGGACACCGATTTTATCAACAATACCGTACTGCAACCGTCTATGAAATGGTGAATTTATTAACACCATTGATTCAGCATGCAATACAGGTATTTAGTCCAGATCGAATCATTTTTGCTTCAAATTTTCCTATGGATAAAGCAAATACAACGCTAAGCGATTTGATCCAAGCTTATATTGAAATGATCACACCTTATGGTGATCAAGCGATGTATTCCATTTTTAGACAAAACGCTGCCAATTTTTATCAATTAAATTAG